The following coding sequences lie in one Arachis ipaensis cultivar K30076 chromosome B05, Araip1.1, whole genome shotgun sequence genomic window:
- the LOC107640924 gene encoding uncharacterized protein LOC107640924, whose amino-acid sequence MEVDTLDAILAQNKIMSQQISMVSQHLTGMQVSAVNTQEASYDMTGSYNQGDAYGYAQPTTEQLSKRITERPPNTFSSNTEVNPREECKALAMAKEAEPKEVHAAKKLKEEKAQEEAGSTMLHAPLVAQEPEVQPPQKPQEETKDEQLTQFLEIFKKLYINIPLAEVLEKMPLYMAFMKGILSKKKALKGDETLVLTKVCSALIQRKLPKKMPNPESFLISCTIGNITLEKALCDLGSSINLMPLSVMKKLGIQEA is encoded by the exons ATGGAGGTGGACACACTGGATGctatcttggctcaaaacaagattatGTCCCAGCAAATTAGCATGGTCTCTCAGCATTTAACAGGGATGCAAGTCTCAGCTGTCAACACTCAAGAGGCATCCTATGACATGACTGGGAGCTACAACCAAGGAGATGCTTATGGCTATGCTCAACCCACCACTGAGCAA TTAAGTAAGAGGATAACTGAGAGGCCTCCTAACACTTTTTCCAGTAACACGgaggtgaatccaagagaagagtgtaaggCCCTTGCCATGGCCAAGGAGGCTGAGCCTAAAGAGGTGCATGCTGCTAAGAAATTGAAGGAAGAAAAGGCTCAAGAAGAGGCTGGAAGCACAATGTTACACGCCCCATTGGTGGCACAAGAGCCTGAAGTACAACCCCCTCAGAAACCTCAAgaggagaccaaggatgagcaGTTGACTCAATTCTTGGAAATATTTAAAAAGCTATACATCAATATTCCTCTTGCTGAGGTATTGGAGAAGATGCCTCTTTATATGGCCTTCATGAAAGGCATACTCTCTAAGAAAAAGGCCTTAAAGGGAGATGAAACTCTGGTCTTAACCAAGGTGTGCAGTGCATTGATTCAGAGGAAGCTACCTAAGAAGATGCCAAACCCCGAAAGCTTCCTGATTTCCTGTACCATTGGGAATATTACTTTGGAGAAAGcactgtgtgaccttggttcaagcataaatctgatgcctCTGTCTGTAATGAAGAAGCTGGGAATCCAAGAAGCATAG